Proteins encoded within one genomic window of Trichoderma asperellum chromosome 2, complete sequence:
- a CDS encoding uncharacterized protein (EggNog:ENOG41~TransMembrane:1 (o521-539i)), giving the protein MTHASNVVAMSAPARKVKFVASDPARGGLPVKRRQVQQACESCRRKKRKCNHAEDAAADDFSLEDHKGLPEASPSQSSASIASLTPSVRARSLAGEDGVPSTARVSLSSDLSPIARRSLPTGFNHGEIPANAPATPQLAPDVANRPQSSRFVGDLNPEGMFMEAAVPNVTRASSQKGDVGIWFPAATTGQQSQFITSRPPPLMDSFMLPFVREHCLSCMPPEEDYAKLKATFLQKVHPIFPVIPESALNGPTDNPAHIALRQLACLAAGSDPEMTSYLRLKNKGPGLLRPAEFSTILSSSVRAILETSIIPDRVVHIQALTMLSLYTQPTCAEESDLPAQLGGRAIHHIQTLGLHLLRYDGPNYGDLENLFCAVWALDRINAAMYGRPCLIHERDIGADLDACIKKRPPAFRLLLSVAQWLDKVVELYRPGPSAQVSGFDKVAYIDLPVLEAMIVDADALKVPASLIATVETFYHAVIILSCRLPRPGTIIAASTLPPPSANARRSLAAERIACAVPRDCLSSLPFIPYAVSLALSVEYRKMRHSRLPMFRARAMNAFRRNCDLLRVYGDHFWSARVVSGLGERVLREMERAANTLAKELSPQPADVPAKLTVDEQEGSTATQDLGTNASSGDTTTINSAAGIDNVIDFSMINSISGQDVFGHIDPNFNLDAVEDALEANLDIGLPFNWADWGQFASY; this is encoded by the exons ATGACGCATGCAAGCAATGTAGTAGCCATGTCTGCGCCAGCACGCAAAGTGAAGTTCGTCGCGTCAGATCCCGCTCGCGGCGGTTTGCCTGTGAAGCGACGGCAGGTCCAGCAAGCCTGTGAATCGTGCAGGCGGAAAAAG CGAAAATGCAATCATGCGGaagacgccgccgccgatgaTTTCTCACTCGAGGACCACAAGGGTCTACCAGAGGCGTCACCTTCGCAGTCCTC AGCCTCCATAGCGTCTCTCACGCCCTCGGTTCGTGCGAGATCGCTTGCCGGGGAAGACGGCGTGCCGTCAACAGCCAGGGTCAGTCTAAGCTCTGACCTGTCTCCCATCGCACGGCGTTCTCTTCCGACCGGCTTCAATCATGGAGAAATCCCAGCGAATGCGCCTGCTACTCCCCAGCTTGCGCCGGATGTTGCCAACAGACCGCAGTCATCGCGCTTCGTGGGAGACCTGAACCCAGAAGGCATGTTCATGGAGGCTGCGGTTCCCAACGTGACTCGGGCCTCGTCACAGAAAGGAGACGTTGGCATTTGGTTTCCAGCCGCCACGACCGGACAGCAGTCTCAGTTCATCACCTCGCGCCCCCCGCCTCTCATGGACAGCTTTATGCTTCCGTTTGTTCGAGAGCATTGTCTGTCTTGTATGCCCCCTGAGGAAGACTATGCCAAGTTGAAGGCGACTTTTCTGCAGAAAGTTCATCCCATCTTTCCCGTCATCCCGGAATCTGCTCTTAATGGACCTACCGATAACCCTGCCCACATTGCGCTCCGACAGCTTGCGTGTTTGGCAGCCGGCTCTGATCCAGAAATGACCTCGTACCTACGGCTGAAAAACAAAGGCCCAGGTCTGCTGCGCCCTGCAGAATTCTCTAccatcctctcctcctcagtCCGTGCCATTCTAGAAACCAGTATTATTCCCGATCGAGTGGTACATATACAGGCACTCACCATGCTATCCCTCTACACTCAGCCCACCTGCGCCGAGGAATCCGATTTGCCTGCCCAGCTTGGTGGCAGAGCGATACACCACATTCAGACTCTCGGcctgcatcttcttcgctaCGACGGGCCAAATTACGGCGACTTGGAAAATCTTTTCTGCGCAGTCTGGGCGCTGGACAGAATTAACGCTGCCATGTATGGGCGGCCATGTTTGATCCACGAGCGAGATATTGGAGCGGATCTCGATGCCTGCATCAAGAAACGCCCACCTGCCTTTCGACTATTACTATCCGTGGCGCAATGGCTGGATAAAGTGGTGGAATTATACCGCCCGGGGCCTAGTGCCCAAGTTTCGGGGTTTGATAAAGTGGCATATATCGATCTTCCCGTTCTTGAAGCAATGATTGTAGACGCAGATGCGTTAAAGGTACCGGCATCTCTCATCG CTACCGTTGAAACATTCTACCATGCCGTCATAATCTTGTCGTGCCGGTTGCCACGACCAGGAACAATAATTGCGGCCTCGACATTACCGCCACCCTCCGCTAATGCTCGCCGCTCCCTAGCAGCCGAGCGCATTGCATGCGCAGTACCAAGAGACTGCCTCAGCTCCCTCCCCTTTATTCCTTACGCAGTATCCCTCGCTCTAAGTGTCGAGTATCGAAAGATGAGACACAGCCGGCTGCCAATGTTTCGCGCACGGGCAATGAACGCTTTCAGACGGAACTGTGATCTGCTTCGAGTTTACGGAGATCATTTTTGGAGTGCCCGCGTCGTCTCCGGCCTTGGAGAGCGCGTGttgagagagatggagcgCGCGGCCAACACGCTGGCCAAAGAGCTCAGTCCTCAGCCGGCTGACGTACCGGCCAAGTTGACGGTTGATGAGCAAGAAGGGTCAACCGCTACACAAGATTTAGGAACAAATGCGTCATCAGGCGACACTACAACTATCAATTCCGCCGCGGGCATTGATAATGTCATTGACTTTTCCATGATCAACTCGATCTCAGGCCAGGATGTTTTTGGGCATATCGATCCCAACTTCAACCTAGACGCCGTGGAAGATGCCCTGGAAGCAAATCTGGATATTGGCCTCCCCTTTAATTGGGCAGACTGGGGCCAATTTGCTTCATATTAG
- a CDS encoding uncharacterized protein (EggNog:ENOG41) has translation MATTPIIMTSVLNVTNGTSSSLTTSSSKLSSTTTTATTASLSSSPSPILSSSNLASVFVDGENSKDSLEILLWQDGAGSISYLNGESHLKSRQRIEDLLEDAPKAKKGTPMAAVADDASIAHVFYLDEDNAVSHVFMEPRGSWRLGGMSTSSRKSIAAHEKSMLSAAFHRGEHGTNAVVLSYQDPDGNLRLAMSEDAKNDHDWYSVDFGSFTGRHKIGDWGGVGHAIAGDWQNKRHDSDGSFSGLLMAVEESQEITPWECSVDFHASSNKEVECHFLDKTFLDSDGKGISLSSRLSQLSWVRTGHGESKDPAQTLPYEFALLYMNLGGSIQENRVGIGLPRIIGSGFGSDMNFDGFATNDNKTVYAKSGSDIVVFGLDADGWQWKVDGIVNTAISKTGSH, from the exons ATGGCTACAACTCCTATAATTATGACAAGTGTGCTAAATGTGACGAATGGTACTTCTTCGTCATTAACTACATCCTCAAGCAAACTATCATCTACAACTACAACAGCGACTACagcgtctctctcttcaagtCCGTCCCCTATTTTGTCGTCATCGAATCTCGCTTCAGTCTTTGTGGATGGCGAAAATAGCAAAGACAGTTTAGAAATTCTACTCTGGCAAGATGGGGCGGGATCCATTTCTTACTTGAATGGGGAGTCTCATCTCAAAAGTCGACAACGTATTGAGGATTTACTTGAAGATGCACCCAAAGCGAAGAAAGGAACTCCCATGGCTGCCGTGGCGGACGACGCCAGCATTGCGCATGTATTCTATCTTGATGAGGATAATGCTGTTTCACATGTCTTTATGGAGCCAAGAGGTAGCTGGAGACTTGGGGGCATGTCCACCAGTAGTAGAAAAAGTATTGCTGCGCATGAAAAGTCGATGCTGTCGGCGGCGTTCCACCGAGGTGAACATGGCACAAATGCTGTGGTATTGTCGTATCAAGATCCGGACGGCAACTTGCGGCTTGCAATGTCAGAAGATGCCAAAAATGATCATGATTGGTACTCGGTCGATTTTGGCTCCTTTACGGGGCGTCACAAGATTGGAGATTGGGGAGGCGTTGGTCATGCCATTGCGGGTGATTGGCAGAACAAGAGGCATGACTCCGACGGGTCATTCAGTGGACTATTGATGGCGGTTGAAGAGAGTCAAGAAATAACACCTTGGGAATGTTCGGTGGATTTTCATGCGTCCTCAAACAAGGAAGTAGAGTGCCATTTCTTGGACAAAACTTTCCTCG ATTCTGATGGCAAAGGTATATCGCTATCCTCACGATTAAGTCAACTATCGTGGGTCCGTACTGGCCATGGCGAAAGTAAAGATCCGGCGCAGACGCTCCCATATGAGTTCGCTTTGCTGTATATGAATCTAGGAGGGAGCATTCAAGAGAATCGCGTGGGTATTGGCCTCCCACGGATTATAGGGTCCGGATTTGGTTCGGACATGAACTTTGATGGCTTTGCGACAAATGATAACAAGACCGTGTATGCGAAATCCGGGAGCGATATTGTTGTTTTTGGGTTGGATGCCGATGGATGGCAGTGGAAGGTCGATGGAATTGTCAACACAGCTATTTCTAAGACTGGTTCACATTAG